From Magnolia sinica isolate HGM2019 chromosome 13, MsV1, whole genome shotgun sequence, one genomic window encodes:
- the LOC131223476 gene encoding plant cysteine oxidase 2 isoform X3, translating to MLNGFGRFSYIVGDVKRGLLPIAYKNDFSHADSMSPEDVGLSQDMPYFSTTETEGAPLITYLHLYECDMFSMGIFCLPPSGVIPLHNHPGMTVFSKLLFGSMHIKAYDWADIPHSSDAIINPSHFQPSNVRLAKVKIDTVFTAPCNTSILYPAAGGNMHCFTAMTACAVLDVLGPPYSDSEGRHCTYYNSFPYASFSGDADGMVEDGREEHAWLEEREKPEDVHVVGAEYRGPKITEH from the exons tacatcgTCGGTGATGTTAAGAGGGGCCTTCTCCCTATTGCTTACAAGAATGACTTCTCTCATGCAGATAGCATGAGCCCAGAAGATGTTGGATTGAGTCAGGACATGCCGTATTTCAGTACGACTGAGACAGAAGGCGCTCCTCTAATAACGTACCTACACCTCTACGAGTGCGACATGTTCTCG ATGGGTATCTTCTGCTTGCCTCCATCAGGTGTCATTCCGCTCCATAATCATCCTGGCATGACCGTTTTCAGCAAGCTCTTGTTTGGGTCAATGCACATCAAGGCTTACGATTGGGCTGATATTCCTCATAGTAGTGATGCGATTATCAACCCGTCGCACT TCCAACCCTCCAATGTTCGATTGGCGAAGGTGAAGATAGACACTGTCTTTACTGCCCCCTGCAACACCTCCATACTCTACCCGGCTGCAGGTGGCAACATGCACTGTTTCACAGCTATGACTGCATGTGCAGTACTGGACGTGCTCGGCCCCCCATACTCTGATTCTGAAGGCAGACACTGCACATACTACAACAGTTTCCCCTACGCAAGCTTCTCAG GGGACGCCGATGGGATGGTGGAAGATGGTAGGGAGGAGCATGCATGGTTGGAAGAGAGGGAGAAGCCAGAAGATGTCCATGTAGTTGGGGCCGAATACAGGGGACCAAAGATCACTGAGCATTGA